In the genome of Arachis stenosperma cultivar V10309 chromosome 6, arast.V10309.gnm1.PFL2, whole genome shotgun sequence, the window gatcgcctgtcaggtaaatcacattattgctttttagatggttacacaggctatttccagattcatatagcttcTGAGGATCAAGAAAAGACTACCTTTACctgtccttttgggacttatgcttacaagagaatgccctttggcttgtgcaatgcaccagctactttccaaaggtgcatgatgagtcttttctctgatcttattgaggactgtatggaggtttttatggatgattttagcgtttatggtgattcttttaacctttgtttggatagtttatctagagtattagatagatgtgtcagtacaaaccttgtattgaattttgaaaaatgtcactttatggttaAACAAGGAATCGTACTGGGACATGTTGTATCTAATACTGGCATTTCTATAGATCCGgcaaaggtggatgttatttctagtttgccttacccctcttctgtgagggaagtccgttcgttccttggacATGCAGGTTTTTACCGAAGATTCATTAtggactttagtaaggtagcacttcccctATCCAGATTATTGCAGAAAGATAtcgagttcgagttcagtgaggattgcacacaggcgtttgataagctgaaaattgccctgactcaagctccaattgtgagaggaccagactggagccagccattcgaaatcatgtgcgatgcttccaaccatgctgtaggagcagcactggctcagcgtgaaggtaaggatccttttgttattgcttatgcgtctaaaactttagacgctgctcagtctaattacactactactgaaaaagagcttcttgctattgtttttgctctggataaattccgagcctatttacttggtactaaggtagtagtgtattcagaccacgcagctctaaagtatttattagctaaaaaggaatccaaaccaaggcttatacattggatactgctactacaagaatttgatttagaaataaaggataggagtggtacccagaatctagtggcagaccacttgagtcgccttgaacacattaaggatgactccactcctatagctgataattttccatttgataacttacaagcagtatctgagATAATCCCTTAgtatgcacctgtagctaattatctagttagccacaCTTTTCCTCCATACTTTACTAAGCaccaaagagacaagctgaaaagtgagtctaaatattatatatgggatgacccatatttatggagatgtggcgctgaccaggtaattagaaggtgtgtgcctcaatcagaattccagtccattttggaggcctgtcactcatctgagagtggaggacattttggccctcaaagaacagctagaaaaatcttagactgtggattctggtggcccaccctttttaaagacgctgctgaattttgtaaatctttTCCCCCATGCCAgaggtttggtaatatatcccagagggatgaaatgcctcaacaaactatgcttttctgtgaaatttttgatgtctGGGGCATTGACtgcatgggtccatttccaaattctaatggccacctctatatattgttagctgtagactatgtttctaaatgggtggaacggattcctacccgtactgatgatgctaacactgttgtttcctttgttagaaaccacattatttgtcgctttggatcaccacgagcaatcgtgagcgatcaaggcacccattttgtaacaggagactaacaggattactgaagaagcatgggataattcataaaatAGCAACAGCTTACCATCCTCAGACTAATGGACAAGCCAAGGTGTCTAACAGAGAAATAAAGCGCATCTTacagaagatagtcaaacctcatagaagcgactggagcaccagactacaagatgcactctgggcatacagaacagcatacaagacacccattgggatgagtctTTTCCGCTTAGTCTATGGAAAGGCTTGTCACCTTCTAGTTGAGGTAGAGCACAAAGCTTTTTGGGCAGTAAAGGAATGCAACATGGGATTTGAGAAAGCCGGAGCTGAAtggaagttgcaactgcaaaAATTGGAGAGctttcgcctagaagcttatgagaactcaagacTGTACAAGGAGAAAATGAAGGCTGTACATGATCAATACATCAAGAGAAAggagttccaacctggggatTTGGTTCTTCTTTATAACTCTagactgaggctcatgccaggcaaacTGCGATCAAGGTGGGAAGGTCCATATAGGGTCGAGAGAGCTGAACCGTACGGAGTTTTCCATCTAAGTCacccttcaagctctgaactcaTCAAGGTTAATGGACATCGTTTGAAGCTCTACCATGGTGAGAAGGCGACGAAAAACAAGGAGTTAGAGATCTTCCTCCTGGAGGATCCACTCGCAACTGAACACTGAGCTACTGaagcgtccaacttaaggacgttaaagcaaagtgctaggtgggagacaacccaccacggtatgatcgttcctcttcttctctttctcttccctCATCTATAACTCTTTTCCACACTACTGCCTATATCTTGCACCTCATCTGCATCCTgcatttgtatataaaaaaaagattttacgcacgcgatgcgtacgcgtcgctgacgcgtccgcgtcactagaTCGTTTTGAAGAAAGGggaattgaacagagagtcatgcGAGAGCGTGGCTAGATGCGTTCGTTTGGCACAAATcatcccacgcgaccgcgtcaagTGTGAAAActggcctcccacgcgtccgcgtcactcacgTGGCCGCGTGCCCTGAAATTCGACGTAACATGGGTGCACGACCGAAAGTTGTGCTCGAGTGGTGATGGATCGGTGCTGAATGCACAAATTCTTcccacgcggacgcatggctcacgcgtctgcgtcattTCCTTTGAATGGCCACTCACACGAGCGCATGAcccatgcgttcgcgtcacccaacatttggcaaaaataaaaattcgaatagagagttgtgcgagcgcgaggctgccctcgcgccagtagcatTACCTGAGTCACGCGTCCGTGTGACCGACGCTTCTGCGTCGATTAACTTAATGCGCCTTCGCGCGAACGCGtaacccacgcgtccgcgtcgcttgcgccacacagcttatcctaatttgccaaatatcttatctttctcttcccccaatcctactttttcttttccctccttatttgtttcttcccctttcttccttcttccctccttctcactttctactttttctctctcttcccaccattatcaaggtttttcttctcttcttccattcttacttttctattcttctttatttatgttttcttctcccttcctctttctttttactttctttgcatatattttctttttctttctttttcctttttattggTGTTGGAAACTTATTTGATCATTGTGGATTGTTTCTTAATTATTtggtaattatatttttaaaggggttgcttgcatgttcaatttattattttcactagattatttaccatgcatgctatgtgtttgtgaaaaagcccgtatgacattatgcacttttctacattatcaTATCCTACTATTCAATGcatgtttttcacaaattccctttactattttattaattgaatttaattgccAGTACAAACGTGATAGTTTATTACGAAATGATGcctgatctatgctactcatgcccttgccggcatgccaataaacatcttgcatctacttCCCTATCGTGCACTTATTCTATTccctttcttgatcttttcacatgttgtcatgaccatgtgtttatttcattcatctttACCGTGCACTGATTATCACTCACTCAATCCCCTTCCTTGCTTTATCGCTTTGGTTTTCActtactttctcttccctttttcaaactggccaccaagaaaggcaaagagaaagctacccATAAACCCACCGCAAGgaaaggaatgaagagatcattagtggcagagccttcttcaactgcagtcaagccctcaacaaaaagaattaaaaggattatcaaggttgatgaaaaggaaagagccttcccagcaaaggacactgcacgattcCCAAATcactactgtgagcagatgtttctTATTCTGGAAGCTCGAaattacaacaatgaacacctttttgaaaaagatgCCTGCTCTcctaagcatgaaaatttcctTAACTCAGAGAATGCTTTGGTACAGAATAAGCTGTTGGTTTAAATCAATGAATCTGTGTCTAAAGTTCATTCCAAGCTAGACAATGTCCATGAAAAGGTAACCCAACACTCAAGGTTAGAGATCTTATCTCTGCTCTCGAGTATCGACTGGCTACTATCTGGGAGGAACTTCAATAAAAGAAGAAGCGAGGCAGAAAACTTAAAGTTAATGAGAGACGCCATGCTCGCAAATGAGCAACCCGATCGGCAGTTCTTTTATGCGATAAGACGGGACTGGGCCGGTTTAAAACTCGAAGTCGTAATTAGGCTTATCCTTCCGCCTCGtattgctgaatttgttgagccacaaattgcacaaagacattggggattcttacagagacagccacgacaggttaatctttcttgggttgttgagttctactccaacttccacctgcCAACACTGCAGTCCGTTTATTTACGCCAAAATCAAGTCTCCATCACCGACCTGACGATGACCCAAGGACTCCGGACTCCACTTCCTTCACCAGTGCAGGGAGCCATGACGGCCCCGACTGTGGAGACACTGCCATCAGCCCACCATTGTTCCtaacagatggcaccgaggacggtgcaaatccgtaagtgtggggaggtcggtcagtacctgacttccggaggtaattctTCTTCCCTAAAcaccaataaattaggatatttagttagtttttctttcttttagaaTAGGATAAATTACATAGTAATagattagttgcatgcatgttctacttgattgaaaagacaataagtttcttctaaaactctatctttggaacaaaatttcactaattttaattaaaactcttatgttaaaattgcttgaagttgtatttggaacatgatttttaaagctaaagaacacacaacctgtgagaattgagcctttatgcatggttacattatttaaccatatttgttttattcttgtgtgtttacttctctatgattgtaaccTATATTTTGTTCCATCTTATATGTCTAatgtttaatatatttatatgctgcatatgattgaggtcaTTAATTGTTTAgttcacttatccaaattaagcctaccctttcaattacctttgttagccactttgagcctttaaatcccatttgttctataatctaccacattactaaccttaagcggaaaaacaattatataccccaatttgaatctttggttagcttaagatagaattgtgtgtgctaattaagtatgggaaattgtgggaacaaaagATAATAAGGGGATATGTCATGATAATATAATAGGAATTTGGacacctactcatgtgaaactatgAAAATcaaaaatccatgtgcattgataagctatgtttttttaaaaaaaaatttttttgagttaaGAATCCAAAGGTCAATGCATgtaggataaaattaaaataaacagttgatacatgagtatggaatgtgaaaGAGAATCCTGGGTAGCTAGGTACGAACTCCATAGTATACAAAATATACAGGTTATGTTAGAGTTTgagttaattaaagattcagtttataagctcacttaaccatatatgtatcCTTACCCTTAcgttggccccattacaaccctaaaaagacctcatgatgttgcattggtatattaaatgttgttgattggttaagAGAAGAACGAAATTTAGAGaccatgattagagaaggatagagtgattaccctatacactagagagattagtgtatacatacatcatcagtgagggttcagtgcttgaaattctatgttccctgcttttatgAGCTAACTTCTTACATTTTTATCTGTTCTTACTAAATGAGAATTGAATTAGTGAAACTTGGTTTGTCATCGTTTAAAGAGCTTATTTATTCTTGATCAAGTATacaagaatcatatagttgcattcacatatataggttgcattgcattgcatgagttttTACATGTTCCAACTCATTTATTCTATCTCCTTCgactaagcatgaggacatgctaatgtttaagtgtggggaggttgataaaccattattttatggtttacaatatgtttaattgtgtggttttatcatagtctttactcacttattcatataattagcatgcatttatatttccttcctaaaattattacatgattgaaaacttatttccTGGAGACCtttaattaggtattttaatccccctttattccattcaatgccgtgatctatgtgttaagtgtttcaggctttatagggcatgaatgagtgggagattgggaaggaagcttgcaaaaatggaaggaatacaagaaattgagaagatgaccagcgagaagtgacgcgtacgcgtcagcgacgcgaccgcgcggaagaaaggaattcgcagtgacgcggccgcatgagtgacgcgaacgcgcggattggaaaagcaaaagcgacgcggaggcatggacgacgcgcccgcatggaaaagaaaagcgccgaacgacgcgtccgcgtgaatgacgcgtctgcgtgacgtgtgcgatctgcagaattttaaaagtcgctggcagagtttctgggccGGATTTCAACCCAGGTTTCAGCCTGGAATTATATACTAAAGTCAGGAAACATGCAGAAATGGGGACAACAATTCATTCTGCacaattttttagttttagatctggatttactcctcccctaggtttttcACTCACTTGACATTCATAATTATGATTTTTGGGaagattttggctttagcttttgagaagagtctacctccgatACTAGTCatcttattttgttatttaccttttaaatttattcttccatatttTTAATCCCTCTAGAGTTGACATTGGCTTATTCTtacaagttattaatatagactctttttattttcaattaatcctttcattattgtttatcatgtcttcttttattttcaccattaattctgcgaattttataattatgatgagtgagtaTTTCCATGACTTGATTGgggatgattgaaaggaacccttgagttaaactactcaagagagaaattataattggGTCTATTGTTGAATCACCCTCTAATCATTAACTctagtccttcccaagggagaggattaggacttatgACTAGAAACAAATTTTcaacttgcttgactttcctttaccttgtaagggttaactaagcagagtaacttccaattattaattaatcttgagagtatttcaacaagaataaggcttccaactaatctacccccagtcaaggcttttatttaaaattaattaaattctctattttaatttcctgtttaccAACTCAACCACTTTTGAAAACACCCGATTGATGAAATAGCACatctctctgcaactcgttgggagacgacctgggattcatactcccagtattttaattttcaatattgtgacaacccctttttaaatttataagcggattttcggctggttaaggactgtacATGCAACGTGTCCCTATTAGCAAATTCTTAACTCGCCAATTTCCGCCACGTCAGTGGGTTTTAAGCACTCAAAGGGTTTGCTTTCACTAGCGTTCAACGGCAGCTCTATCAGCTTATTGGGTGTTGAAAGCCCTTGCTGTCCACCCtgactggtgttaaacgccagtcccTCTAGCATTTtgagcgttgaacgcccagcagGGATGTCCttgctggcattcaacgccagcttccctGGGTgagtgggcgttgaacgcccagtgaggggTTCCCCACTAGTGTTCAGCACTAGAATGGCTGCATGGAtgggagttgaacgcccaatgAGGGGTTTCtcactggcgttcagtgccagaaagcctgcctggttgggcgttgaacgcccagtgagtGGGTTTCTCACCGACATTCAGCACTAGAAAGCCTATCtgtttgggtgttaaacgcccagccagtgctccctggctggcgttcatgCCAGGTCTTTTGCTaggatgggcgttgaacgcctagtgAGGACTTCCTCactagcgtttaacgctaggcttgctgccagattgggcgttgaacgcccagtgaaggcttctttactggcgttcaatgccacgCCATTATCTCCAATTTCGGCCTCAACCTccatggttatggccttgcactcttctctaGGATTTACCTCAGTGTTACTAGAAAGAGTCTTTGGAGGGGTCTCAGGGATCCTCTTGCTCAGTTGACCAATTTGTACCTTTaggtttctaatggaggaccttgtttcattaatgaaactaTGAGTGGTCTTAGTGAGGCTGGAGACTAGAGTGGCTAACTTAGAAAGGCTCTGCTTAGAGGTCTCCATATTCCCTTGAGAAGATGGGAATGGTGGTCTGTTATTGAACCTATTCTGGTTCCTTCCACCTtgattgttattgaaaccttgctGAGGTTTCTGTTGATACTTCTATGAGAGGTTAGGAAGATTCCTCGATGAAGggttgtaggtgtttccatagggttctcccatgtaattcacctcctccatgGTGGGTTGAtaaggatcataagcttctgtTTCAGAAGAAGCTTCCTGATTACTGCCAGTCGTAGTTTGCATTTCAGTTAGATTCTgggagatcatgttgacctgttaggtcaagatcttgttctgagctaatatggcattcagagtatcaacttcaagaactcctttcttctgagagGCTCCATGATTTACAGAGTTcctttcaaaagtgtacatgaatagGTTATtagcaaccatttcaatgagttctcttgcttctgtaggtgttttcttcaagtggaaggatccacctgcagagctatccaataaAATCTCGGATATTTTAGACAAGCCATGATAGAACACGCCTATGATGGaccattctgagaacatgtcaggaggacatctcctgattaattgcttgtatctttcccaagtttcattgagggattcaccttctctttgtctgaaggtttgaactttcACTCTAATCTTGCACAGTACCTGCTCGAGGGTGTTCTGTTTCCAGTTTTGACTGTCTCTGTTTCTATTCTAACTATTGCACATGATCACAAACTTAAAgaaataattatgtaaaataaacTTAAAGAAAAACAGGAATAACTAATTATGGTTGGGTTGCCTTGATGATCAGACTTTTGTGTGGTGTAGAATTTcccaaatgaattctcgttgaaagtatagcttctaaaccaacaataatcctttcatacaaaagattatttgtcacaagtacaaacccctaaaattaataaaccaaagtatttaatcatcaggtcgttctccctaggaattgcaataaagtgttcttattattggttatgagttgtatattttggggttttggatgagAAACATGAAACGTAAAGGGTAATAAAAATCAAATGATAAAACGGTCTTGGCAAagtttggtggtcaaggattTCTATCCTTATCACTCTAATCTCATCATGATAATTGCAAAGATCAATCTcgttaaatcatcctctaactagtaaaggagagccaaatgagctatatcaatccaagtccataagtcctagctattcactaattggattaatgaaagctagagtcaatggctaccaatcatcaatcacttggtcattagtgactcaagaattcttaatttaccatctcaagccaagaacacaaGATTCTACCCTAACattcttccaagcattttatcaaatatttggaaggtataaaaagaaaacatagtaaatcaacaacaagaataaattctaacaacaagtagatgcaaagaattaacaacgacaataaaagaaaacacaattaacatgaattacctcaaattgcattaaaagaaaataagaagaacaaGAGTATATCAACTTACAAAGTAAGAGGAGGAAATGAAGGAAATCACAACaagagaatagaagaacaagatGTAAAAACgtagaattgaaaggtagaagtagatgaaagcaaggattaaaacctagatctaagaaattctaactaaacctaatcctaattctagagagaagagagagcttctctatctagaaactaactctaaaactagatctaaaactaactaattggtaactaacttcctcattccccttcaatccttgggtaaaatagcatcagaaatgagttggattgggcccaaaatgcttcagaaatcgttggccacgagttgcctttaagtgagtcacgtgcaGCATTGATGCATACGCGtacatcacgcgtacgcatccttAAACGCATTgtaactgttcataccctgaccgagctcctccagctcggcaaaatcataaaaggtccgacctcatcttaaggctcacgcctaaaggtcggacctcggacgataatgcaaggaaggcccatcagaaggaacacagcccaaaatctaaaggccgaaaaggcctagaagaggcggttccacaaagatagagataaaactcccaaaagataagataagataagaatatcttatccagggaagatcacggccaactactataaatacactggagcacccaggtatgagacacattctacattctacacatatctgcttggacccatgctaacttaagcatcggagtgtcattgcaggtacaaccacccgccgctcagcgcatcaagctcgggtcacggaacccccacctcgggtcttgccagacgaccgagctccacgtttcaggtaaccctcggaacattggcgccgttgccggggacctggaagtcatccctttaccatggcggacgaccctctcaacaatgaccacaccacatcagaacaagaggaggaagttgacaccggagaacgacctgACAGCCCTCtgtcaccacgcactccaggaggaaacaaacagaatcgcccaaagacatcactcccaaacaaggatccacaaaaccccgaaaaagaaaagagctcagaaattctagaagcagtccaggcacaacaaaaccgactgaaacaactcgaggaggacataaagaagcaaaaagaaactgaacaagatctgagaagggaggctcgcaaacgcagagaattagaagaaaaactgcggaaaatagaggccaacctgaaagatcggacagaacgcgacaccgcccccgaaggcaaccatgatcccttcacgcaagagatcatgaaggagaaggtaccgcgaaacttcaaaccacccgatatggatctctacgacggcaccaccgatccaagtcaccacctcagcaacttcagaagcagaatgtacctagtcgacgcctccgacgcgattcggtgcaaagccttccccaccactctcaccaagtcagccatgaagtggttcgacaacctgccaccaagatcaatcaccagcttcgaagacctaaccaaaaaattcctaacaaggttctccattcaaaaggacaaggcaaaacatgccccagtctactcgggatcaaacaaggtaaccaagaaactctccgagaatacatggagcgattcaacaaagcctgcctggacatacaacacttgcccactgaagcggccatcatgggactagcaaacggcctaaaagagggaccgtttagccaatccctatccaaacgatacccgacctccctatacgaggtacaggagcgggcagaaaaatatatcaacatggaggaaacctcccagctaagagactcttctaggaaggaatcaacctacccactccgagatcgagatcgggaacagaagaagaaagaagaacccaactcggacaagccacggaagtaccacaactacacccccctccgagtctccctggtagacgtctacagagaagtatgccacaccgaaaaaattccaccgccccgacctctaaaacacaagagagcggggagagattggtctgaatactgtgaatatcacaagctctacggtcattctactaacgactgctacgacctaaaaaacgttatagaaaagctagccagagaaggaaaactcgacagatacatagcggagaaaggagaagagaccagaaAGAGGAGGCGGAGAGATa includes:
- the LOC130934173 gene encoding uncharacterized protein LOC130934173, whose translation is MGFEKAGAEWKLQLQKLESFRLEAYENSRLYKEKMKAVHDQYIKRKEFQPGDLVLLYNSRLRLMPGKLRSRWEGPYRVERAEPYGVFHLSHPSSSELIKVNGHRLKLYHGEKATKNKELEIFLLEDPLATEH